A genomic stretch from Helianthus annuus cultivar XRQ/B chromosome 1, HanXRQr2.0-SUNRISE, whole genome shotgun sequence includes:
- the LOC110870037 gene encoding TLC domain-containing protein 4 isoform X2 encodes MDERVLNHGYPGLSIIADHATSSNQIRWLISVFGGVIVCKIAYELTGIISPLVFKGFNKLDNKQKLEWKNRGFSTFHALFAAIGSVYLLVFTNLFDEQAKEELIVNRSSAASDTLLGMSIGYFFSDLAMIIWTYPTLGGVEYLLHHGLSLFAIIQSLISGQVQFYILMVLFTEITTPFVNLRWYLDVAGMKNSTLYLLNGIAMFIGWLVARVILFVYFFYHMFTHFDQVKYVFYPMGYYTLLTVPPALAMMNLFWFWKIAKGMIKTLTKLRKQS; translated from the exons ATGGATGAAAGGGTTTTGAATCATGGGTATCCGGGTCTTAGCATCATTGCTGATCATGCAACTTCAAGTAATCAAATCCGGTGGTTGATTTCTGTTTTTGGGGGAGTTATCGTGTGTAAAATT GCCTATGAACTTACAGGCATAATTAGCCCCTTGGTCTTCAAAGGTTTTAACAAACTTGATAACAAGCAGAAACTTGAATGGAAAAACAG GGGCTTTTCCACATTCCATGCGCTTTTTGCAGCCATTGGTTCCGTGTATCTTTTGGTCTTTACAAATCTTTTTGATGAGCAAGCTAAAGAGGAATTGATTGTCAACCGATCATCTGCAGCATCCGACACTCTACTTGGG ATGTCAATCGGTTATTTCTTTTCAGACTTGGCGATGATTATATGGACTTATCCAACTTTAGGCGGCGTTGAATAT TTATTGCACCATGGACTTTCTTTATTTGCCATTATTCAGTCCCTTATAAGTGGCCAAGTTCAGTTTTACATCCTTATGGTTCTTTTCACGGAGATCACAACGCCCTTTGTGAATTTAAGATG GTATCTAGATGTAGCCGGGATGAAGAACTCCACGCTTTACTTGTTAAATGGCATTGCAATGTTTATAGGGTGGTTG GTGGCAAGGGTCATCTTGTTCGTCTACTTTTTCTACCACATGTTCACACATTTCGACCAG GTGAAGTATGTTTTTTATCCAATGGGATATTACACCTTGTTGACGGTCCCACCGGCGTTAGCAATGATGAATTTGTTTTGGTTTTGGAAGATTGCCAAAGGAATGATAAAAACTCTCACCAAGTTAAGAAAGCAAAGTTAA
- the LOC110870037 gene encoding TLC domain-containing protein 4 isoform X1 — protein MQQLGFVTVFEEENPMDERVLNHGYPGLSIIADHATSSNQIRWLISVFGGVIVCKIAYELTGIISPLVFKGFNKLDNKQKLEWKNRGFSTFHALFAAIGSVYLLVFTNLFDEQAKEELIVNRSSAASDTLLGMSIGYFFSDLAMIIWTYPTLGGVEYLLHHGLSLFAIIQSLISGQVQFYILMVLFTEITTPFVNLRWYLDVAGMKNSTLYLLNGIAMFIGWLVARVILFVYFFYHMFTHFDQVKYVFYPMGYYTLLTVPPALAMMNLFWFWKIAKGMIKTLTKLRKQS, from the exons ATGCAGCAGTTGGGTTTTGTTACAGTTTTTGAAGAGGAAAACCCCATGGATGAAAGGGTTTTGAATCATGGGTATCCGGGTCTTAGCATCATTGCTGATCATGCAACTTCAAGTAATCAAATCCGGTGGTTGATTTCTGTTTTTGGGGGAGTTATCGTGTGTAAAATT GCCTATGAACTTACAGGCATAATTAGCCCCTTGGTCTTCAAAGGTTTTAACAAACTTGATAACAAGCAGAAACTTGAATGGAAAAACAG GGGCTTTTCCACATTCCATGCGCTTTTTGCAGCCATTGGTTCCGTGTATCTTTTGGTCTTTACAAATCTTTTTGATGAGCAAGCTAAAGAGGAATTGATTGTCAACCGATCATCTGCAGCATCCGACACTCTACTTGGG ATGTCAATCGGTTATTTCTTTTCAGACTTGGCGATGATTATATGGACTTATCCAACTTTAGGCGGCGTTGAATAT TTATTGCACCATGGACTTTCTTTATTTGCCATTATTCAGTCCCTTATAAGTGGCCAAGTTCAGTTTTACATCCTTATGGTTCTTTTCACGGAGATCACAACGCCCTTTGTGAATTTAAGATG GTATCTAGATGTAGCCGGGATGAAGAACTCCACGCTTTACTTGTTAAATGGCATTGCAATGTTTATAGGGTGGTTG GTGGCAAGGGTCATCTTGTTCGTCTACTTTTTCTACCACATGTTCACACATTTCGACCAG GTGAAGTATGTTTTTTATCCAATGGGATATTACACCTTGTTGACGGTCCCACCGGCGTTAGCAATGATGAATTTGTTTTGGTTTTGGAAGATTGCCAAAGGAATGATAAAAACTCTCACCAAGTTAAGAAAGCAAAGTTAA
- the LOC110870019 gene encoding CBS domain-containing protein CBSX3, mitochondrial — protein sequence MQRAIGSFVSHGSIVKNAVLQHIRLVNPLAQTLVRHESTSAARMEEHGFEKTKISDILKSKGKSDDGSWLWCTTEDSVYEAVKSMTHHNVGALVVVKPGEKSVAGIITERDYLRKIIVQGRSSKSTKVGDIMTEENKLITVTPDTKVLKAMQLMTDNRIRHIPVIGEKGMLGMVSIGDVVRAVVSEHREELDRLNAFIQGGY from the exons ATGCAAAGAGCAATTGGATCTTTCGTATCCCATGGAAGCATTGTGAAGAATGCGGTTCTCCAACACATTCGCTTGGTCAACCCACTTGCACAAACTCTTGTTAGACACGAGTCAACTTCCGCTGCTCGTATGGAAGAACATGGTTTTGAAAAAACCAAAATTTCAGATATTCTGAAATCGAAAGGGAAAAGTGATGATGGCTCGTGGCTTTGGTGCACCACCGAGGATTCTGTGTATGAAGCAGTCAAGTCG ATGACACACCACAATGTTGGAGCATTGGTGGTGGTTAAACCTGGGGAGAAGTCGGTTGCTGGAATTATCACAGAAAGAG ATTATCTCAGGAAAATCATTGTTCAGGGAAGATCATCCAAGTCAACTAAGGTTGGAGATATCATGACCGAAGAG AACAAGCTTATCACAGTCACTCCCGATACCAAAGTCCTGAAAGCAATGCAGTTAATGACAG ATAATCGTATCAGACACATTCCCGTGATTGGTGAAAAGGGTATGCTGGGCATGGTTTCCATCGGAGATGTGGTTCGTGCTGTTGTAAGTGAGCACAGGGAAGAACTTGATCGGTTGAACGCTTTTATACAAGGAGGCTACTAG